In the Acropora muricata isolate sample 2 chromosome 10, ASM3666990v1, whole genome shotgun sequence genome, one interval contains:
- the LOC136888497 gene encoding tropomyosin-like, whose product MEAIKKKMALLRDQLASAEERAEKAEQELKEANERAQAAEGEVSSLTKDLQCLEDNLDAAESKFGVITEKLKEAECNADESERVRKVLENRGQADEERSSQFERRLQEECDRAKNAEKQYDEMAAKIAQLETELEETEARAESAEEQVKSLEEEVNMVGINLRSLENSETQASKREQDYDEKIKSLENEYGEAEARATAAEGKVLDLEKEIDNLEEELGNAKDEYEKVKQELENTMNELNEM is encoded by the exons ATGGAGGCGATCAAGAAGAAGATGGCCCTACTTCGTGATCAACTTGCCTCAGCAGAGGAAAGAGCAGAAAAGGCAGAACAAGAATTGAAAGAAGCTAACGAACGAGCACAAGCC GCAGAAGGAGAAGTTTCTTCGTTGACGAAAGACCTGCAGTGTTTAGAAGATAATCTCGATGCTGCAGAATCTAAATTTGGAGTCATAACAGAGAAACTCAAGGAGGCTGAATGCAATGCTGATGAAAGTGAGCG TGTTCGTAAAGTGTTGGAAAACAGAGGCCAAGCAGATGAAGAGCGA TCAAGCCAGTTTGAACGTAGACTTCAAGAAGAATGTGATAGAGCTAAGAATGCTGAAAAACAATATGATGAG ATGGCTGCAAAGATCGCTCAGTTGGAAACTGAATTAGAAGAAACTGAAGCTCGAGCTGAGAGCGCAGAAGA GCAAGTCAAGAGTCTTGAGGAGGAAGTAAACATGGTTGGAATTAATTTGCGCAGTTTAGAAAATAGCGAAACCCAG GCATCAAAAAGAGAGCAAGATTATGACGAGAAAATTaaatcacttgaaaatgaatATGGCGAG gCTGAAGCTCGAGCTACTGCTGCCGAAGGCAAAGTTTTGGACTTGGAAAAGGAGATCGACAATCTTGAAG aGGAGCTTGGGAATGCCAAGGACGAGTATGAGAAGGTCAaacaagaacttgaaaataCAATGAATGAACTCAATGAGATGTGA